The following are from one region of the Ananas comosus cultivar F153 linkage group 20, ASM154086v1, whole genome shotgun sequence genome:
- the LOC109726003 gene encoding uncharacterized protein LOC109726003 isoform X3, giving the protein MGSVPAIAHRRIPPLISGWKRTNLTSFPLLLALPFRRNPRPRLGLAVFAGGNAGGGDQLKGDRRGEPPPPPPPQQQQFELRWRDLLNPDPENIVAVGLAGLLTWASVQVLAQLFLISVAILLAALK; this is encoded by the exons ATGGGGTCAGTCCCCGCAATCGCTCACCGGCGAATCCCTCCTCTCATCTCCGGTTGGAAGAGGACCAATTTAACCTCCTTTCCCCTTCTCCTCGCTCTCCCGTTCCGGAGAAACCCTAGGCCCCGATTAGGGCTCGCGGTGTTCGCGGGGGGCAATGCCGGCGGCGGCGATCAACTGAAGGGGGATCGCCGGGgtgagccgccgccgccgccgccgccgcagcagcagcagttcgAGCTGAGGTGGCGCGACCTCCTGAACCCGGATCCCGAGAACATCGTGGCCGTCGGATTGGCGGGCCTGCTGACGTGGGCCAGTGTCCAGGTGCTCGCCCAACTCTTCCTCATCTCCGTCGCCATCCTCCTCGCCGCCCTCAA ATAA
- the LOC109726003 gene encoding uncharacterized protein LOC109726003 isoform X2: MGSVPAIAHRRIPPLISGWKRTNLTSFPLLLALPFRRNPRPRLGLAVFAGGNAGGGDQLKGDRRGEPPPPPPPQQQQFELRWRDLLNPDPENIVAVGLAGLLTWASVQVLAQLFLISVAILLAALKYSLVAALLLFILITLL, encoded by the exons ATGGGGTCAGTCCCCGCAATCGCTCACCGGCGAATCCCTCCTCTCATCTCCGGTTGGAAGAGGACCAATTTAACCTCCTTTCCCCTTCTCCTCGCTCTCCCGTTCCGGAGAAACCCTAGGCCCCGATTAGGGCTCGCGGTGTTCGCGGGGGGCAATGCCGGCGGCGGCGATCAACTGAAGGGGGATCGCCGGGgtgagccgccgccgccgccgccgccgcagcagcagcagttcgAGCTGAGGTGGCGCGACCTCCTGAACCCGGATCCCGAGAACATCGTGGCCGTCGGATTGGCGGGCCTGCTGACGTGGGCCAGTGTCCAGGTGCTCGCCCAACTCTTCCTCATCTCCGTCGCCATCCTCCTCGCCGCCCTCAAGTACtccctcgtcgccgccctcctcctcttcatTCTCATCACCCTCCT ATAA
- the LOC109726003 gene encoding uncharacterized protein LOC109726003 isoform X1, which yields MGSVPAIAHRRIPPLISGWKRTNLTSFPLLLALPFRRNPRPRLGLAVFAGGNAGGGDQLKGDRRGEPPPPPPPQQQQFELRWRDLLNPDPENIVAVGLAGLLTWASVQIIAEMVKVQVHWSSKDFKLLKLPNIASDVAFEKVLDRLNVDMKII from the exons ATGGGGTCAGTCCCCGCAATCGCTCACCGGCGAATCCCTCCTCTCATCTCCGGTTGGAAGAGGACCAATTTAACCTCCTTTCCCCTTCTCCTCGCTCTCCCGTTCCGGAGAAACCCTAGGCCCCGATTAGGGCTCGCGGTGTTCGCGGGGGGCAATGCCGGCGGCGGCGATCAACTGAAGGGGGATCGCCGGGgtgagccgccgccgccgccgccgccgcagcagcagcagttcgAGCTGAGGTGGCGCGACCTCCTGAACCCGGATCCCGAGAACATCGTGGCCGTCGGATTGGCGGGCCTGCTGACGTGGGCCAGTGTCCAG ATAATAGCAGAGATGGTAAAGGTGCAAGTGCATTGGAGCAGCAAGGATTTCAAGCTACTGAAACTGCCCAACATCGCAAGCGACGTCGCCTTC GAAAAAGTTTTGGACAGACTAAATGTGGATATGAAAATCATCTAA